One part of the Miscanthus floridulus cultivar M001 unplaced genomic scaffold, ASM1932011v1 os_1793_1_2, whole genome shotgun sequence genome encodes these proteins:
- the LOC136534314 gene encoding germin-like protein 12-2 — translation MAASTYFLLVAFVALVISQATASDPSPLQDFCVADIHSPVKVNGFVCKDPMAVNADDFFKAANLDKPRDTMKSKVGSNVTLINVMQLPALNTLGISLARIDYAPLGENPPHTHPRATEILTVLEGTLYVGFVTSNTDNGNKLFAKVLNKGDVFVFPQGLIHFQFNPVHDKPAVAIAALSSQNPGVITIANAVFGSKPPISDDVLAKAFQVQKGTIDWLQAQFWENNHY, via the exons ATGGCTGCCTCCACCTACTTTCTCCTCGTTGCTTTTGTAGCATTGGTCATTTCTCAGGCCACTGCCTCTGACCCTAGCCCGCTCCAAGACTTCTGTGTTGCCGACATACACTCTCCGG TGAAGGTGAATGGATTTGTTTGCAAGGACCCCATGGCAGTGAACGCCGATGACTTTTTCAAGGCAGCAAACCTTGACAAGCCTAGGGACACCATGAAAAGCAAGGTTGGATCCAATGTCACTTTGATCAATGTCATGCAGTTGCCTGCACTCAACACCCTGGGCATCTCGTTGGCTCGCATTGACTACGCACCATTAGGCGAAAATCCGCCACACACCCACCCACGTGCCACAGAGATCCTCACCGTGCTCGAGGGTACACTTTATGTTGGATTTGTCACCTCCAACACAGACAACGGTAACAAGCTATTCGCCAAGGTTCTCAACAAGGGTGACGTGTTTGTCTTCCCCCAAGGGCTCATACACTTCCAATTCAACCCGGTCCATGACAAGCCGGCTGTGGCAATCGCTGCACTAAGCAGCCAGAACCCTGGGGTTATTACTATTGCGAACGCAGTCTTTGGATCAAAGCCACCGATCTCAGATGATGTCTTGGCCAAGGCCTTCCAGGTGCAAAAGGGAACAATTGATTGGCTTCAAGCTCAGTTCTGGGAGAACAACCACTACTAA
- the LOC136534315 gene encoding cinnamoyl-CoA reductase 1-like isoform X1 — MPTAETTTPVPALSGQGRTVCVTGAGGFIASWLVKRLLEKGYTVRGTVRSPVDPKNDHLRALDGAADRLVLLRADLLDPESLVEAFSGCDGVFHAASPVTDDPEMMIEPAIRGTRFWGITGLEEAFFFTGWWANDFVCGADLLGAGCFMVMQGGGAAVGDLLGGVGDLLGGGGGGGVA, encoded by the exons ATGCCAACAGCAGAGACGACGACGCCCGTGCCGGCGCTCTCCGGGCAAGGCCGGACAGTTTGCGTCACCGGAGCTGGAGGGTTCATCGCCTCGTGGCTCGTGAAGCGCCTCCTCGAGAAGGGTTATACAGTCCGCGGCACGGTCAGGAGCCCTG TCGATCCAAAGAACGACCACCTGAGGGCCCTTGACGGCGCCGCCGatcgcctcgtcctcctccgcgccGATCTGCTGGATCCAGAAAGCCTTGTCGAGGCCTTCTCCGGCTGCGACGGCGTTTTCCACGCCGCCTCCCCGGTCACCGATGACCCT GAGATGATGATCGAGCCAGCAATCCGGGGCACACG tttttggggaataactggattagaggaggctttcttctttaccggctggtgggccaacgacttcgtttgcggggcggacctcttaggagctggctgcttcatGGTCATgcagggaggcggggcagccgttggagacctccttggaggcgttggagacctccttggaggtggcggcggtggcggcgttgcataa
- the LOC136534315 gene encoding cinnamoyl-CoA reductase 1-like isoform X2, whose amino-acid sequence MPTAETTTPVPALSGQGRTVCVTGAGGFIASWLVKRLLEKGYTVRGTVRSPVDPKNDHLRALDGAADRLVLLRADLLDPESLVEAFSGCDGVFHAASPVTDDPEMMIEPAIRGTREAGQPLETSLEALETSLEVAAVAALHNHCPEHYDDLEIE is encoded by the exons ATGCCAACAGCAGAGACGACGACGCCCGTGCCGGCGCTCTCCGGGCAAGGCCGGACAGTTTGCGTCACCGGAGCTGGAGGGTTCATCGCCTCGTGGCTCGTGAAGCGCCTCCTCGAGAAGGGTTATACAGTCCGCGGCACGGTCAGGAGCCCTG TCGATCCAAAGAACGACCACCTGAGGGCCCTTGACGGCGCCGCCGatcgcctcgtcctcctccgcgccGATCTGCTGGATCCAGAAAGCCTTGTCGAGGCCTTCTCCGGCTGCGACGGCGTTTTCCACGCCGCCTCCCCGGTCACCGATGACCCT GAGATGATGATCGAGCCAGCAATCCGGGGCACACG ggaggcggggcagccgttggagacctccttggaggcgttggagacctccttggaggtggcggcggtggcggcgttgcataatcattgcccggagcactatgatgatctggagattgaataa
- the LOC136534315 gene encoding cinnamoyl-CoA reductase 1-like isoform X3 produces MPTAETTTPVPALSGQGRTVCVTGAGGFIASWLVKRLLEKGYTVRGTVRSPVDPKNDHLRALDGAADRLVLLRADLLDPESLVEAFSGCDGVFHAASPVTDDPGGGAAVGDLLGGVGDLLGGGGGGGVA; encoded by the exons ATGCCAACAGCAGAGACGACGACGCCCGTGCCGGCGCTCTCCGGGCAAGGCCGGACAGTTTGCGTCACCGGAGCTGGAGGGTTCATCGCCTCGTGGCTCGTGAAGCGCCTCCTCGAGAAGGGTTATACAGTCCGCGGCACGGTCAGGAGCCCTG TCGATCCAAAGAACGACCACCTGAGGGCCCTTGACGGCGCCGCCGatcgcctcgtcctcctccgcgccGATCTGCTGGATCCAGAAAGCCTTGTCGAGGCCTTCTCCGGCTGCGACGGCGTTTTCCACGCCGCCTCCCCGGTCACCGATGACCCT ggaggcggggcagccgttggagacctccttggaggcgttggagacctccttggaggtggcggcggtggcggcgttgcataa